Below is a window of Fimbriimonadaceae bacterium DNA.
GCGGAGGCGATGGCGATTTGATCCTGACGGTGACCCTAAACCCAAGCATCGACCGAACTGTATTTGTCGATGCGCTTCAGGTTGGGGATACGAACAGGGTGGGCCGGTCAGAGACCGACGCCGGCGGCAAAGGTCTCAACCTTTCACGCGTTGCCGCTGAGCTTGGCGGGCACACAGTTGCGCTTGGGTTTCTTGGGGGTGGGCCGGGTGCATACATTCGGTGCGTTCTGAACGATCAGGGCGTTGAGTATGACTTTGTGGAGATCGCTGGCGAGACTCGCATGAATGTGAGCATCGAGGAGGGGAACGGCAGCCCACCTACCACTCTCAACGAGCGTGGCCCCGAGATCACATCACAGCATTGGGATGAGCTGCTTCAAAAATGCACGCTGTGGGCTCCTAAGGCAGCGTGGGCGTGTATGGGTGGGTCGATCCCTCCCGGGCTGGGAAAGGACGCCTATCGCACGCTTGGAGGCCTTCTCAAGGAGGCAGGCTGCAAACTCGCACTGGATGCGGACGGCGAAGCCATGAAGCTTGGTTTGGAGGCGGGGCCTCAGTTTATTAAGCCCAACGCACACGAAGCGGAACGGCTTTTGGGTCGCCCCATGGACAGCGTAGAAGCATGTGTCGATGGAGCGAAGGAGTTGCACGGGCGTGGCATCGACTTCGTTGTCATCAGCCGTGGAGCAGATGGCGCGGTTTTGGCTTGTTCGGAAGGTGTTTTCGTCGCCGAATCGCCGAAAGTTAAGGCCGTGAGCACGATCGGCAGCGGCGATTCTTTGGTGGCGGGATTTTTGTGGGGGCTTGAGAGCGGGAAGTCGGTAGAGGAGGCGTTTCGGTGGGGTGTGGCTTGCGGAGCCGCGACCGCAACGACCAGCGGAGCGGAGATCGCTCGGAAGCCGGTCATTTTGGAGCTTGAGCCAAGGGTGACGATCTCGCGCACGGAGTAAAAAATCAAATTCATTCTGCGAAGTTGTCGAATTGCAGAAGCGAACCTTGCTGGGCCTGCGTCCCAGAATTGACCGGCGATAGGCTTGTTGGTGGACAAAGCGTTTGCCTTGGTCGGTCATAATGCATGAGGAATGCGTCCGGGTCGTGAGTCAATCGCAGCGGACGTGAGGTAAGGTCAAAACCATGTCGGCAGACGTATTGGAAAGAGTCAAAAAAGTCACAGTCGAAGAGCTTGGCGTGAAAGAAGAAGAAGTCACGGGCACAGCCTCGTTTACCGAGGATTTGGGTGCGGATTCGCTCGACGTCGTGGAACTCGTCATGGCTTTAGAGGATGAATTTGGAATCGAGATCCCTGACGACGAAGTTAGCAACATCAAGACTGTTGGCGACGCGGTCAAGTACATCGAATCCAAGAGTGAATAATGAGTGATTGGCCTCGCCCTTCAGGGCGGGTTGTCGTCACCGGTCTAGGCGCTGTCACCCCCCTGGGAACCGGCGTGGACGTTTTTTGGCCACGCTTGATCGCAGGGGAGAGCGGCATCGACCGGATCAGTCTTATCGACCCGTCGGATTTCACCACACAGATTGGCGCTGAGGTGCTCGATTTCGAGCCCGAGCGTTTCCTGGATAAGAAGGAAGCCCGCCGTATCGACCGCTTCATTGCGTTTGCAGTGGGAGCGGCTACGATGGCGCTTGAGGATTCCGGCTTTCCGGTGACCGATGACAACCGCGAGCAGGTTGGCGTTTTGGTCGGCTCTGGCATCGGTGGACTGACCACGATGACCGAACAGACGAAGCGTCTGTATGAAGGCGGCCCAGGCAAGGTTTCGCCGTTCCTCGTGCCCTATATGATCCCGGACATGGCGTCGGGATACGTCTCTATCGTTCATCAGCTCAAAGGTCCTAACACGTGCGTGGTCACCGCCTGTTCGACGGGTGCAAACTCGTTGGGCGATGCCTATCACATCATCAAACGCGGAGATGCGGTGGCGATGGTGGCGGGCGGCAGCGAGGCCCCGATCAACGAAATCGGCTTGGCTGGATTCTGCTCGGCCCGGGCGATGTCGAACCGCAATGACGACCCCAAGCGCGCCTCTCGGCCCTTCGATTCCGAGCGCGACGGCTTTATCATGGGCGAAGGCGCAGCCGTGATGATGCTTGAGGACTACGATCATGCAGTCGCTCGCGGAGCAAAGATTTACGGCGAGATCGTGGGTTATGGGATGACGGGAGACGCCTATCACATCACGGCTCCCGACCCTGAGGGCGACGGGGCACGTCGGGCGATGAAGGCGGCTTTGCGGTCGGCTGGATTAAAACCGGAAGATATCGGCTACATCAATGCCCACGGGACGTCCACGCCCTATAACGACAAGTTTGAGACGATGGCGATCAAGAGCGCCTTTGGCGAACATGCTTACAAGGTGCCGGTGAGCTCGACAAAGTCGATGATCGGGCATACTCTGGGTGCGGCCGGTGCGATTGAGGCGATGATCTGTCTGTTGGCGATGAAGGAAGGGGTTCTTCCTCCCACGGTCAACTACGAGAATCCCGATCCCGACTGTGATCTGGACTATGTGCCGAACGTTGCGCGAAAGGCTGACGTGGCGTATTCACTCTCGAACTCTTTCGGGTTCGGCGGGCATAACGTGAGCTTGATCTTTAAGCGGGTTTGAGCCAAATCTCAGCGGTCGTTGCGGCAACGACGGAGCGTTACCCTCCCCCATCCTCTTTGTGCCTTCGTGGTTCTTCGTGTCTTTGTGAGAGAGGCGTTTTTTTGTTTCACGCAAAGTTCACAAAGAACGCAGAGTTTGGGTTGAGGTCTTTGTGAGCTCTGCACCTCTGCGTGAACTTCCGTGTTGGTTCTCGCCAAGTTGCAAAGCCTGTTCAACCGATTGTGGTGCAGGCGTCCTTGCCTGCACATTCGCTGTGTTGTACGGCAACGACAGAGCGTTGCCCTCCCGGGTCTCTCGTAAAAACGCAGGATTTCTATGCCTGAATCCTCCCCTAGAATTGAGGCTAAATATGGGGGTGGAGGCATTGGAGTATCAGAAGAGACTATCGGTGTCTTCGTTCTTAGACTCGGAGGCTGCGGGCACTTGACCCGTTTGGAACACACGCCACTTGCTCAAACTCATCGACTTCCAACCGCGTTTGTTCCCGGCAAAGCGATCAAGCCAGTCTTTGCGCAAGTCCGGGGAAGCGGCCTGAAGAGCGGGCCAAGCGTCAGCCCCGGCGTTGATGATCATATCGCGGTCGAGGTTTTGCTTATCGGCACGGTTGAGATTAACCGATGCAATGACGGAATCTGGACGGATGACGTTTAGGCTGACGCCGACGGCAAAAAAAGCCGCCATGCAAGCAAGGCCAAACCGGGAGAGTTGCCAACTCACGCCCAACCACATGTAGAGGCCGATCACGACAGCAAGCCAGACAATCCCCGCACAAACATAAAAGCGCATGGGCGAGAGGCCGTAGGCCTGCACATAGAGCGACATCCTGAATCCCGCCGATGCAAGCAGGCAAAGAAGGAGGATGGACATTCCGACAGCTACGGCATTAAAAAGCCTGCGGTGGGCAGCCTCGACCGATTTCAGCACACTCTGCGCACCGAGGAGGATCGGCAAACTCAGCGCAGTGACAGTGACGATCTCGAAGAATCCCCGACGAGCGTATTGGGCGTAGGTGAGCTCGGCAGTTTTGAGCACGACGTCGTTGCCCCCAAAAAGGTAGCGAACTTGCACCAGGATGAATATCAGGAACATCAGACCGATCAGGCCAAAGAAGGTGGCAAAAGCGCTGATGGCATGGGTGGCGTCAATGCCAGCCTTTTGGGTCTCGATAGGCGGTGCGGCCGGATTTGTGGTTGTGTAGCCGGGGGGCGGATCGCCCATGCCCGTAGTTTCAAACGCCTTCTTGCGAAGTCGCGAGGACATCATCATCCATGCCCCAGCCGTGAAAGATCCAACGATTCCGAATAGGAGCCCCCGCTCGACCACAGTGTCGGGGTCAATACTCCACTCCAGGGAGAACAGACGTCCAAATACAGGATCGGCCTGGGCGAGAATCACGCCCAAGATGAACATCACAGGAATTGCGGCGACAATCCCGAGCATGACGCCGGAGGTCCGCTTAGATTGAGGAGCAGGCCGCAGCCGCTTCCAGTCGGCGAGAAACGGAAGAAAGAGCGAGATGAGCGGAAAGAGAACTGGGTAAAGCGCGGAAACGACGAAGGTGTGGAGAATGTTCGGGGTGCCATCATCGGTTTCGATCACCACAATGAGCCCGATGGCAAAGAGGATGATCAGCACATTCAGAGCGGCAAGTCTACGAGAATCGTTTAGTCCGAGGCCGATCGCGGCGGCGACAATAGGAGCGAAAAGCCAGAGCGAACTGCGCTTTAGCTCAATCAGGCTTTGCCGTAGTAGGAGTAGCGTGATCGCTGTCCCAAGCAAGAGTAAAAGAGTGCTCGAGAATCCGGTAGCTGCATCGAACAACAGCTCTTGCCCGATGAGGGCCATGCCGGTCGCGGCGAGCATGATGCCGAGGGCGGACCGGGACCGAGTTTCTGAGCGCTCGGTGGCGGGAGGGTCACCAACGTTGGTGCTTACTGCCATATAGCCTCACGATTTGACACGCACACAATGAGGACGCTGTGCGATCTTACGTGATTCGTTCAACACTAAAAGATCTTGAGAGAATCCCGACTTGGCAAAGATTGGGAGAGTTGGGCCGTTCAGGCCGGGTAAGGGGGTTTAGGGGTGAGAAAGTTTCTCCGTATAAAGGTGCGGGCCCTCCGAGATTTGATTGGGGAGGCGAACCTCTTCGAACCACGCACCTTTATACGACCTCAGGAAACTATTCCTAGAGGTTTCATTGTCTTCCATTGTCCACGAGTGAAGTCCGGAACATCAACTGATTTCCCCCGATTTTTTACCGAATTTTCAGAAAGTGGGGAAATCACCGACCAGGTCGCGGCATCGTACACATCCTGATCAAGCGGCTCACCGTTTCTCAGACAGTAGATTATTCTCCACATCATGACAAAATCCATTCCGCCGTGACCGCCACCTACGGCAAGGTCGCCTATCTTTCTCCACAACGGATGATCGTACTGCTTAAACCACTCCGCAAGTTCCGTACCTTGAGCCCACGAGTCAGTGGATTTTGTCCCGTTTACCGCAACGTTTGGATCTTTCTCCACGACGAGACGGTTTGGGAAGCCTCCCCAGCACCCTCGAGTGCCTTGAATAAGATTATGACGTGTGTAGGGGCGTGGGAGTTGCTCATCCCATTGAATCATGAGTGTTTTGCCCTGTACAGTTCGCGCAATGGTTGTGTTAATGTCTCCGCAGACGAACTTGAGCTTTTGGCGCTCATGTCCCTCTGGGAAGTGTTCTTTCGCATACATCTCGCGAACGCGGGCGGGTGAGCCCACCGAACTCATATAGTCCAGACGGTCACCGCGGTTGATGTTCATGTATTGGGCGACCGGCCCAAGGCCGTGGGTGGGATAAAGATTGCCGTTTCGCTTGGTGTAGTGAATAGTTCTCCACGATCCGGTGCCATGTCCGATTTCGTGCATTTGCCCACGCAGGTCGTGGATATAGGCCGCCTCGCCGTGAAGCAGTTCGCCGAATAAACCTTGTCGGCACATGTTGAGGACCATCAACTCTTCGCGCCCGTAGTTGACGTTTTCCATCATCATGCAATGCTTTTGCGTGCTTTCGGAGGT
It encodes the following:
- a CDS encoding acyl carrier protein — protein: MSADVLERVKKVTVEELGVKEEEVTGTASFTEDLGADSLDVVELVMALEDEFGIEIPDDEVSNIKTVGDAVKYIESKSE
- the fabF gene encoding beta-ketoacyl-ACP synthase II — translated: MSDWPRPSGRVVVTGLGAVTPLGTGVDVFWPRLIAGESGIDRISLIDPSDFTTQIGAEVLDFEPERFLDKKEARRIDRFIAFAVGAATMALEDSGFPVTDDNREQVGVLVGSGIGGLTTMTEQTKRLYEGGPGKVSPFLVPYMIPDMASGYVSIVHQLKGPNTCVVTACSTGANSLGDAYHIIKRGDAVAMVAGGSEAPINEIGLAGFCSARAMSNRNDDPKRASRPFDSERDGFIMGEGAAVMMLEDYDHAVARGAKIYGEIVGYGMTGDAYHITAPDPEGDGARRAMKAALRSAGLKPEDIGYINAHGTSTPYNDKFETMAIKSAFGEHAYKVPVSSTKSMIGHTLGAAGAIEAMICLLAMKEGVLPPTVNYENPDPDCDLDYVPNVARKADVAYSLSNSFGFGGHNVSLIFKRV
- a CDS encoding DUF4173 domain-containing protein yields the protein MAVSTNVGDPPATERSETRSRSALGIMLAATGMALIGQELLFDAATGFSSTLLLLLGTAITLLLLRQSLIELKRSSLWLFAPIVAAAIGLGLNDSRRLAALNVLIILFAIGLIVVIETDDGTPNILHTFVVSALYPVLFPLISLFLPFLADWKRLRPAPQSKRTSGVMLGIVAAIPVMFILGVILAQADPVFGRLFSLEWSIDPDTVVERGLLFGIVGSFTAGAWMMMSSRLRKKAFETTGMGDPPPGYTTTNPAAPPIETQKAGIDATHAISAFATFFGLIGLMFLIFILVQVRYLFGGNDVVLKTAELTYAQYARRGFFEIVTVTALSLPILLGAQSVLKSVEAAHRRLFNAVAVGMSILLLCLLASAGFRMSLYVQAYGLSPMRFYVCAGIVWLAVVIGLYMWLGVSWQLSRFGLACMAAFFAVGVSLNVIRPDSVIASVNLNRADKQNLDRDMIINAGADAWPALQAASPDLRKDWLDRFAGNKRGWKSMSLSKWRVFQTGQVPAASESKNEDTDSLF
- the pfkB gene encoding 1-phosphofructokinase is translated as MILTVTLNPSIDRTVFVDALQVGDTNRVGRSETDAGGKGLNLSRVAAELGGHTVALGFLGGGPGAYIRCVLNDQGVEYDFVEIAGETRMNVSIEEGNGSPPTTLNERGPEITSQHWDELLQKCTLWAPKAAWACMGGSIPPGLGKDAYRTLGGLLKEAGCKLALDADGEAMKLGLEAGPQFIKPNAHEAERLLGRPMDSVEACVDGAKELHGRGIDFVVISRGADGAVLACSEGVFVAESPKVKAVSTIGSGDSLVAGFLWGLESGKSVEEAFRWGVACGAATATTSGAEIARKPVILELEPRVTISRTE
- a CDS encoding Gfo/Idh/MocA family oxidoreductase; protein product: MNRRDFLKTVGAAGIGVATGSLAKAAEAAESSTPQARQRKSAAGLTAPRMDKVRAAFIGVGARGPGHVANCLKIDGVEITAICDPHLPSADRTAAMVTKAGRPKPAMYTNGDLDYKKMLERDDIDAVFISTPWEWHVRQAVDTMKAGKHAFLEVPAAYTVDGCWELVDTSESTQKHCMMMENVNYGREELMVLNMCRQGLFGELLHGEAAYIHDLRGQMHEIGHGTGSWRTIHYTKRNGNLYPTHGLGPVAQYMNINRGDRLDYMSSVGSPARVREMYAKEHFPEGHERQKLKFVCGDINTTIARTVQGKTLMIQWDEQLPRPYTRHNLIQGTRGCWGGFPNRLVVEKDPNVAVNGTKSTDSWAQGTELAEWFKQYDHPLWRKIGDLAVGGGHGGMDFVMMWRIIYCLRNGEPLDQDVYDAATWSVISPLSENSVKNRGKSVDVPDFTRGQWKTMKPLGIVS